Proteins encoded in a region of the Elaeis guineensis isolate ETL-2024a chromosome 7, EG11, whole genome shotgun sequence genome:
- the LOC140851020 gene encoding putative germin-like protein 2-1: MAAHFLFLALLALASSHAIASDPSQLQDFCVADLHSDVFVNGFFCKDPKMAKAEDFFFSGLDKPRDTGNKLGSNVTLVDVNKLAGLNTLGISLARLDFAPYGLNPPHTHPRGTEILVVLEGTLYVGFVTSNPNNQLFTKVLHEGDVFVFPQGLIHFQFNNGKTSAVAFSGLSSQNPGLITIANAVFGAKPPISDEVLAKAFQLDKKTVDWLQAQFWMDNNN; the protein is encoded by the exons ATGGCTGCCCATTTCCTCTTCCTTGCACTCCTTGCTCTGGCTTCATCTCATGCCATTGCTTCTGATCCTAGCCAACTCCAAGACTTCTGCGTCGCTGATCTTCACTCAGATG TGTTTGTGAATGGGTTTTTCTGCAAGGACCCCAAGATGGCCAAAGCCGAAGATTTCTTCTTCTCTGGACTCGACAAGCCCCGTGACACAGGAAACAAGCTTGGGTCCAATGTGACTCTAGTCGATGTGAACAAACTTGCTGGGCTCAACACCCTTGGCATCTCGCTTGCTCGCCTAGACTTTGCACCCTATGGTCTCAACCCTCCTCACACCCATCCAAGGGGAACTGAGATCCTTGTAGTGTTGGAAGGCACGCTCTACGTTGGCTTCGTAACATCTAACCCCAACAACCAGCTCTTCACTAAGGTCCTTCATGAGGGTGATGTGTTCGTATTTCCTCAAGGCCTCATCCACTTCCAGTTCAACAATGGGAAGACCAGCGCCGTTGCCTTTTCTGGTCTGAGCAGCCAGAACCCTGGTTTGATCACCATAGCCAATGCGGTCTTTGGAGCGAAGCCACCCATCTCTGATGAAGTTCTTGCCAAGGCCTTCCAACTGGACAAAAAGACTGTGGATTGGCTCCAGGCTCAATTCTGGATGGACAACAACAACTAG